In a single window of the Coffea eugenioides isolate CCC68of chromosome 3, Ceug_1.0, whole genome shotgun sequence genome:
- the LOC113764769 gene encoding protein RALF-like 33 — MVKPSAGLFLISATLFAATMLVSFWAVGDAASGSHELSYYFPAVTASTASFCNGGSIESCLMSEQEEDDDQGELEMDSETNRRILYWRRRYISYGALTRDRVPCSRRGYSYYNCRPGRPVNPYNRGCNAITRCRR, encoded by the coding sequence ATGGTGAAGCCAAGTGCTGGGCTTTTCTTGATCTCAGCAACCCTGTTTGCAGCGACAATGCTGGTATCATTCTGGGCCGTGGGGGATGCAGCAAGTGGGTCCCACGAGCTAAGCTACTACTTCCCGGCGGTGACCGCCTCAACGGCGTCGTTCTGCAATGGGGGCTCAATTGAGAGCTGCCTGATGAGTGAgcaagaagaagatgatgatcagGGGGAGCTGGAGATGGACTCAGAAACCAACCGGCGCATTTTGTATTGGAGGAGAAGGTACATTAGCTACGGTGCGCTGACGAGGGACAGAGTACCATGTTCCAGACGGGGTTACTCTTACTACAACTGCCGACCTGGTCGTCCGGTGAATCCTTACAACCGAGGCTGCAATGCCATCACCCGTTGCCGCCGGTGA
- the LOC113764990 gene encoding 40S ribosomal protein S21-2: MQNEEGQNMDLYIPRKCSATNRLITSKDHASVQVNVGHLDERGIYTGNFSTFALCGFVRAQGDADSALDRLWQKKKVEARQQ; this comes from the exons ATGCAGAACGAGGAAGGACAGAACATGGATCTTTACATCCCAAGGAAATG TTCCGCTACAAATAGGTTGATCACCTCAAAGGATCATGCCTCTGTTCAGGTCAACGTTGGGCATTTGGATGAGAGGGGCATCTACACTGGCAACTTCTCTACTTTTGCTCTCTGTGGTTTTGTTCGTGCCCAG GGTGATGCTGACAGTGCCCTTGATCGTCTTTGGCAAAAGAAGAAAGTTGAAGCTCGTCAACAGTAG
- the LOC113765769 gene encoding heat shock factor-binding protein, with the protein MDGHDGDASKQSTADMTAFVQNLLQQMQSRFQAMSESIITKIDEMGNRIDELEQSINDLRAEMGQEGSPSPSAQPKSKDEPKSADDSA; encoded by the exons ATG GATGGGCATGATGGTGATGCTTCAAAGCAAAGCACTGCTGATATGACTGCTTTT GTACAAAACCTTCTTCAACAAATG CAATCCAGGTTTCAAGCAATGTCGGAATCAATTATTACAAAGA TTGATGAGATGGGCAACCGGATTGATGAGTTGGAACAGAGCATCAATGATCTTAGAGCTGAGATGGGTCAAGAGGGCTCTCCATCTCCGTCAGCACAGCCGAAGTCAAAAGATGAGCCAAAGTCAGCTGATGATTCTGCTTAG
- the LOC113764498 gene encoding xyloglucan 6-xylosyltransferase 2-like — MLERCLSPRRARQMQRLLRNGKLTLLCLFLTVIVLRANLGAGKFGTPEQDLNDIRETFSYIRRRAEPRRVLEEARQTFTATDNGASDTNSYADFDIKRIIADEDDGDEVVYKRDPNQPYSLGPKISNWDQQRAEWLKKNPNFRNFVAPNKPRVLLVTGSSPKPCENPVGDHYLLKSIKNKIDYCRLHGIEIFYNFALLDAEMSGFWAKLPLIRKLFLSHPEVEFLWWMDSDAMFTDMAFELPWERYKDHNFVMHGWNEMIYDQRNWIGLNTGSFLLRNCQWSLDILDTWAPMGPKGKIRDEAGELLTRELKDRPVFEADDQSAMVYILTTQREKWAEKVYLESAYYLHGYWGILVDRYEEMIENYHPGLGDHRWPLVTHFVGCKPCGKFGDYSVERCLKQMDRAHNFADNQILQMYGFTHKSLASRKVKRTRNETSNPLEVQDELGLLHPAFKAVKVSAS, encoded by the coding sequence atgctGGAAAGATGCTTGAGCCCGCGTCGAGCTAGGCAAATGCAGAGGCTCTTGAGAAATGGGAAGCTTACACTTCTTTGCCTGTTTCTTACGGTCATCGTTTTAAGAGCTAATCTGGGTGCTGGAAAATTTGGCACACCCGAGCAGGACCTTAATGACATCCGGGAAACCTTTTCTTACATCCGCCGGCGAGCTGAGCCCCGCCGTGTTCTTGAAGAAGCCCGGCAAACCTTTACTGCCACGGATAATGGTGCTTCTGATACCAATAGTTATGCTGATTTCGATATTAAAAGGATAATCGCTGATGAAGATGACGGTGATGAGGTAGTGTACAAGAGAGATCCCAATCAGCCCTATAGTTTGGGCCCGAAAATATCGAATTGGGATCAGCAGAGAGCTGAATGGCTGAAGAAAAATCCCAACTTTCGGAATTTTGTAGCACCCAATAAGCCTAGGGTGTTGTTGGTTACTGGTTCGTCGCCTAAGCCCTGTGAGAATCCTGTTGGGGATCATTACTTGTTGAAATCGATAAAGAATAAGATCGATTATTGTAGGCTACATGGGATTGAGATTTTCTATAATTTTGCCCTGCTTGATGCGGAGATGTCTGGGTTTTGGGCGAAATTGCCATTGATCAGGAAGCTTTTTCTTTCGCATCCTGAGGTTGAGTTTCTCTGGTGGATGGATAGTGATGCTATGTTTACGGATATGGCGTTTGAATTGCCATGGGAGAGGTATAAGGATCATAATTTCGTGATGCACGGGTGgaatgaaatgatttatgaCCAGAGGAATTGGATTGGGCTGAATACTGGTAGCTTTTTGTTGAGGAACTGTCAATGGTCTTTGGATATTCTTGATACTTGGGCACCTATGGGTCCTAAAGGCAAGATAAGGGATGAAGCTGGAGAGCTTCTGACTAGGGAGCTAAAGGATAGACCGGTTTTTGAAGCTGATGATCAGTCTGCTATGGTTTATATATTGACAACTCAGAGGGAGAAGTGGGCCGAGAAGGTGTACCTTGAGAGTGCTTATTATTTGCACGGTTATTGGGGAATTTTAGTGGATCGATACGAGGAAATGATTGAGAATTATCATCCTGGTCTGGGCGATCATCGGTGGCCACTTGTGACTCACTTTGTCGGTTGCAAGCCTTGTGGAAAGTTTGGGGATTATTCAGTTGAGAGGTGTTTGAAGCAGATGGATCGTGCACATAATTTTGCAGACAATCAGATTCTTCAGATGTATGGATTCACTCACAAGTCACTTGCTAGTCGGAAAGTCAAAAGGACACGGAATGAGACAAGTAATCCtcttgaagtgcaagatgagcTTGGGCTACTTCACCCTGCATTTAAAGCTGTTAAGGTTTCTGCTTCTTAG
- the LOC113764938 gene encoding peroxidase 5-like, translating to MAYPFTCLTIFLATFLSYSAKVASLQVGFYRKTCPSAEAIVESVVSQAYANDSGIAPALIRLHFHDCFVRGCDASVLLNSVPGNVAEKDGPANFGVQGFELIDEAKAKIEAQCPNTVSCADIIAFAARDGVSRAGGIHYAVPSGRRDGTISRASEAAENLPMATSNVTVLTENFARKRLSLEEMVTLSGAHSIGGSHCSNFVHRLYSFNSKYSQDPSLDPAYANYLRSQCPRISPSASTGPNQVVSFDPTTPDRLDNHYYKNLEKHKGLLFSDQVLWTTPSTRKMVKNNADHENLWARKFAAAMVRMGSIELLTGTRGEIRKNCHFVNF from the exons atggcatATCCGTTCACTTGTTTGACAATTTTTCTTGCAACTTTTTTGAGCTATTCAGCAAAAGTTGCATCTTTGCAAGTGGGCTTCTATCGAAAGACATGTCCATCAGCAGAAGCTATAGTGGAAAGTGTTGTAAGCCAAGCATATGCTAATGATTCAGGGATAGCTCCTGCTCTCATTAGACTTCACTTCCATGACTGTTTTGTCAGG GGTTGTGATGCATCGGTTCTTCTGAATTCAGTACCAGGAAATGTTGCTGAAAAAGATGGCCCCGCCAACTTTGGTGTACAAGGCTTTGAGTTGATTGATGAGGCCAAGGCCAAGATAGAAGCTCAATGTCCAAATACAGTTTCTTGTGCAGACATTATTGCCTTTGCGGCTAGAGATGGTGTTTCCAGGGCTGGTGGAATACACTACGCTGTTCCCAGCGGGCGTCGCGACGGAACAATTTCACGAGCCTCCGAAGCAGCTGAAAATCTCCCGATGGCAACTTCCAATGTTACAGTGCTTACAGAAAATTTTGCCAGAAAAAGGTTGTCATTAGAGGAAATGGTAACACTTTCTGGTGCTCATTCCATAGGCGGCTCTCACTGCTCGAATTTCGTCCATCGTTTGTACTCATTCAACTCAAAATACTCGCAAGATCCATCTCTTGATCCTGCTTATGCAAATTACTTGAGAAGCCAATGTCCAAGAATTTCCCCAAGTGCTAGCACAGGTCCTAATCAGGTGGTGTCATTTGATCCAACAACACCTGACCGACTTGATAATCATTACTATAAGAATCTGGAGAAGCATAAAGGGTTGCTGTTTTCTGATCAAGTCCTCTGGACAACTCCTTCAACAAGAAAGATGGTGAAGAACAATGCAGACCATGAAAATTTGTGGGCTCGGAAATTTGCAGCTGCTATGGTGCGAATGGGCTCAATTGAACTCCTCACGGGAACTCGAGGAGAGATAAGGAAGAACTGCCACTTCGTAAACTTTTGA
- the LOC113766852 gene encoding basic 7S globulin 2-like, giving the protein MGLLSSVISICVLFFLITSSTAKTSPSKPHALVLPLAKDASTGQYITHISRGTPSVPVKLTVDLGGQSLWVDCDQGYVSSSYRPAHCGSAQCSLADFHSCGDCFNGPKPGCNKNTCSLFPYNAVTQSSTTGELAQDAVSLQSTDGSNPGQIVSSSKALFACGSTFLLEGLANGVEGIAGLGRGKVGLPSQLASAFSIKRKFAICPGSRGVIFFGDSPYNFLPGKDISKSLTYTPLFINPVSTAGTSFEGEPSAEYFIGVKSIKINGKPVSINSTLLTIKEGNGGTKISTVDPYTRLETSIYNAFTKAFVKAFAGVPRVKAVAPFGACFNSSNLPSTRVGPPVPTIDFVLQSKTVSWRMFGVNSMVPVKEDVLCLGFVDGGVEPRTSIVIGVHQIEDNLLQFDLARSVLGFSSTLLFQQTTCSNFNFTIKA; this is encoded by the coding sequence ATGGGATTGCTCTCTTCTGTAATTTCCATCTGTGTTTTGTTCTTCCTAATCACTTCCTCCACAGCCAAAACAAGCCCTTCAAAACCGCATGCGCTTGTTCTTCCACTAGCCAAGGATGCCTCCACCGGCCAGTACATCACTCATATCAGCCGAGGAACCCCCTCAGTCCCAGTGAAACTAACTGTAGATCTTGGTGGCCAGTCGTTGTGGGTGGATTGCGATCAGGGATATGTTAGTTCATCCTATAGGCCCGCGCATTGCGGCTCAGCTCAATGTTCACTTGCAGATTTTCATTCTTGTGGGGACTGCTTCAATGGTCCTAAACCGGGGTGCAACAAAAACACTTGTTCACTCTTCCCGTACAACGCTGTAACCCAAAGTAGCACGACTGGGGAGCTTGCACAAGATGCTGTTTCTTTGCAATCTACTGATGGATCGAACCCGGGACAAATTGTTTCATCCTCTAAAGCGCTCTTCGCCTGCGGCTCTACATTTCTCCTGGAAGGTCTAGCTAATGGAGTTGAGGGGATTGCTGGACTTGGAAGGGGAAAAGTTGGACTTCCTTCTCAATTAGCCAGTGCCTTCAGCATCAAAAGAAAGTTTGCTATCTGTCCAGGCTCCCGCGGGGTTATATTCTTTGGCGATAGCCCCTACAATTTTCTCCCTGGTAAAGATATTTCCAAATCACTCACTTACACCCCACTTTTCATCAACCCTGTCAGCACTGCCGGTACTTCTTTTGAAGGGGAGCCTTCTGCGGAGTACTTCATTGGGGTGAAATCCATTAAAATCAATGGAAAACCTGTGTCGATAAATTCGACGCTGTTAACCATCAAGGAAGGAAATGGGGGTACAAAGATTAGTACTGTTGATCCTTACACTAGACTAGAGACATCCATCTACAACGCTTTTACTAAAGCTTTTGTTAAAGCTTTTGCTGGAGTTCCCAGAGTGAAGGCAGTGGCACCTTTCGGAGCATGCTTCAACTCGAGCAATTTACCTAGCACAAGAGTTGGTCCTCCAGTTCCAACCATAGATTTTGTGTTGCAAAGCAAAACGGTATCTTGGAGGATGTTTGGTGTAAACTCAATGGTTCCAGTGAAGGAGGACGTACTGTGTCTTGGATTTGTAGATGGAGGTGTGGAACCTAGGACTTCAATTGTGATAGGGGTGCACCAGATTGAGGATAATCTACTGCAATTTGATTTGGCAAGGTCCGTGCTGGGTTTCAGCTCAACACTCTTGTTCCAGCAAACCACATGTTCCAACTTCAACTTTACAATAAAAGCTTGA